In the genome of Xiphophorus hellerii strain 12219 chromosome 14, Xiphophorus_hellerii-4.1, whole genome shotgun sequence, the window TTTTACAgctggttgtaatgtgaaatgttgaaGTGGTGTCTGTACTTTAGCAGGTAGATGAGTGGTAAACAAGGTGGAGACTCATTACTTTCTGTGGAGACTTTTATTAGCATTACAGTTGTAAGTATAAAgcaacaagaaaatatttgattaaagtATAAACTTACTAAAATGAAAAACGTCTTCAAATCATTTGTACACATTggaggaaataagaaaaaatatttgacatacTGAAAATATGATCATAAATTCTAACCTGTTAAATTTGAACAAGAATATTTGAGTAAGACATAGTACTTTATATAATTAATGTAGCCTATTTAAGAACAATTAATTTTTACACACTTTTCAAAATCTACATTAACACTGACATAGgactgtaaattaaaacattttccttcattgatttttgttttcagcagaTGTGAATATTTCAAAGCAGAAATATTGttgaagtttttctcttttctactgtttaaaagtaaatgaaaatgtaCATAATCTATTGAAAGTTATCTTTCATTCTGTATCATAGCTAAGTATTTTGTTGCGATTCGTTGAGTTATTCTTCTACTCGGCTATTTTGAACTTTGCACAGTCTCCCAGATCAAAAAGTCGGACCCCAGCATACAGAGACtgagtgaatctggtctggactctgtggaggagagtcatggtttcagagacgttgtagaaagacagaatacctgctctgtgatccaggtacactcctatactggaggaaactggacctggtACTGGAGTTTTAACTCTGTTGTGTAAAGATGTATAACCCTTTGTGTAACAACTTAACACCCAAGATTTGTCATTGAAtccaaacacacattcatcTGAAGTCCCGTCTCTGCTGATGTCCTTGTAGGAAACAGCAACATGGATTGCTTCAGCtctccactccacctcccagtaacaacgtcCAGTCAGACTCTGGATGCCCAAAACTTGatcataaaatgtaaatctgtCGGGATGATGAGAGAaagattgttgttgtttcattattgttacttttttgtTCCCCTCAGTTAATAacagatgtgtgtgtgctgaGTTTGGATCCAGAGTTATTTCTGTTGAATATTTCAAGAATTCATCTCtggtctttggttctggttctgacagtagAACATCAACCTCACTGAATTTCTGAGAGATGTTTGTCCACGAGTCTCTCAGGATGTCCTGTAGTTTGTCtgtgagctctgacacagctgctgtcacgtcctcaaagtgtctcagaggacggatgttgatgctggatgagtgtgtagactcactgagtgctggcagtgaggggtagttgaggagaaactggttgtgatcctctgtgtgtgagagctgctccagctcagcgtctttcctcttcagctcagtgatctcctgctccagcttctcctgaacatctttgactcgactcacttcagtttcctgctgggatctgatttgctgcttcacatcagagcttctttcctggaggagacggatcagctcagtgaagatcttctcactgtcctccactgctttatcagcagagacattgatggcctccacctcctgttgaagcagcttcacatctttctcttggTCCTGGATTCTCTGATGGATTTGTTGTCGACTCTCCTGGAGCTCCTTCTGCttctcagctctttctgctgcagccGAGACTGTTTCAAATTCATTCATTAAGATCTTCATCATGTCATCATGAAGAGAACTGAGGCTCTCATGGAGTTTCTTGGAGGGGTTGAAAAGTTGGTGTTTTTTCAGTGCAGGCACCTCATAGTGATGTTTAATATGAGTCTGACAGTAAGAAACTAAACACACCAGACAGGACTTGACAGCTTTCATCTTCTTCCCAGTGCAGACgtcacaggccacatcttcaggtccagcatagcagtgatcagctggagcagcttggagtccagtTTTCTTCAGATCCTCCACCAACTCTGCTAACAGCACATTTTTCACCAAGACAGGTCTCAGTTTGGATTTCTGTCtgcactgagggcagctgtAGATTCCCCTCTGATCGTCTCCATCCCAGAAGTCTTTAATGCAGTTCATGcagtagctgtgtccacagggaataGTCACCGGATCCTTCAGTTGATCCAAACAGATGGAACAGGAGAATGTTATGGAATCCATCTGATTTCCTGGCTGCTCCATTTCAGTTCCGAGTAACACTGGAATctttcaaatcaaattaaagtgtAACAGAAGCAGCCAAATCCTCGTCTTTTCTATTTGCTGTGCTCCTGAACTCTACCTGACGCTGAATATTCTGATCCTTTGTCTTTCAGATTGTTTAAGGGGAAGAACCAGGAAATGGGCTGTTTGAACCTGACTCTGTTTTTGAGTGGTTGAACTGGTTATACTGGATCTTTCTTCCCTGGAAATGAAAGTGTTTAGTCCACAGTTGTTctaatcatttaaaactttggTTCTTCACCCAGTCAGGCAACAATGATACAGCAAGAAGGTTAATGTGTCTGTAGAtccctttttattaaaaaacagtaaaaacaaagccCCGGTTTACAGATAAGCtgt includes:
- the LOC116733339 gene encoding tripartite motif-containing protein 16-like, whose translation is MEQPGNQMDSITFSCSICLDQLKDPVTIPCGHSYCMNCIKDFWDGDDQRGIYSCPQCRQKSKLRPVLVKNVLLAELVEDLKKTGLQAAPADHCYAGPEDVACDVCTGKKMKAVKSCLVCLVSYCQTHIKHHYEVPALKKHQLFNPSKKLHESLSSLHDDMMKILMNEFETVSAAAERAEKQKELQESRQQIHQRIQDQEKDVKLLQQEVEAINVSADKAVEDSEKIFTELIRLLQERSSDVKQQIRSQQETEVSRVKDVQEKLEQEITELKRKDAELEQLSHTEDHNQFLLNYPSLPALSESTHSSSINIRPLRHFEDVTAAVSELTDKLQDILRDSWTNISQKFSEVDVLLSEPEPKTRDEFLKYSTEITLDPNSAHTHLLLTEGNKKVTIMKQQQSFSHHPDRFTFYDQVLGIQSLTGRCYWEVEWRAEAIHVAVSYKDISRDGTSDECVFGFNDKSWVLSCYTKGYTSLHNRVKTPVPGPVSSSIGVYLDHRAGILSFYNVSETMTLLHRVQTRFTQSLYAGVRLFDLGDCAKFKIAE